A genomic segment from Leucoraja erinacea ecotype New England unplaced genomic scaffold, Leri_hhj_1 Leri_147S, whole genome shotgun sequence encodes:
- the LOC129715887 gene encoding LOW QUALITY PROTEIN: butyrophilin subfamily 1 member A1-like (The sequence of the model RefSeq protein was modified relative to this genomic sequence to represent the inferred CDS: deleted 2 bases in 1 codon) translates to MDGSHISILFLLCVHPTLSGRIRIFGPKVDPVVSVGKDVVLECQTEPTTALSNLEVRWFKTDFSSPVHLYTNGHDLLTAQDSAFHGRTELFNKEFSIGNASLKLKNINAFDDGVYTCFIDFKQDYEEAKIRLHVGGMGRQPWIQLEGVGQKGIRVGCRSDGWYPEPHVRWMSGDRANLTGQSVTMEKDKTTGLFTVLNQVEVTSDSVDRFSCLMQNNVLKKEEEAHFEISGVFFPKTNIWMVVFSLLFILVIIVIICQIFHHRKKHQKVKELTLFCKLEGYQDQKINEVSVTLDEKTAHPKLELKNLTRMRLTDSEPIRKESGDCFKDLESVLGSNSFSGGRHYWVVEVAMNQDWSLGVVSESAERREKVEMLPENKFWTIQRVGADCYTNDDPRSVLNANPTPEKVGVYLSYESGRVSFYNVATKSHLHSFTGNNFQGKLYPFLQSGDVDKWVKVSARSVLDLHKEPQSRASGKRRFRKLCVGSPY, encoded by the exons ATGGATGGAAGTCACATCAGTATTTTGTTCCTGCTCTGTGTTCATCCAACGTTATCAG GGAGGATCCGCATTTTTGGTCCGAAGGTCGACCCGGTGGTCTCGGTGGGGAAAGATGTTGTGCTGGAGTGCCAGACGGAACCAACAACAGCCCTGAGTAACTTGGAGGTCAGATGGTTCAAAACCGACTTTTCGTCACCAGTGCATCTGTACACCAATGGACACGACCTGCTGACCGCTCAGGACAGTGCCTTTCATGGCAGGACAGAGCTCTTTAACAAAGAGTTCTCCATCGGAAATGCCTCACTTAAATTGAAGAACATAAATGCTTTCGATGATGGGGTGTACACCTGTTTCATCGACTTCAAACAGGACTACGAAGAAGCCAAGATCCGGCTGCATGTGGGAG GGATGGGTCGGCAGCCCTGGATCCAGCTGGAAGGAGTCGGTCAGAAGGGCATTCGAGTCGGATGCAGGTCTGATGGCTGGTACCCTGAGCCACACGTCCGGTGGATGAGCGGGGACAGAGCAAACTTAACAGGACAATCTGTGACAATGGAGAAAGATAAGACCACTGGCCTCTTTACTGTATTGAACCAAGTTGAAGTAACAAGTGATTCTGTGGACAGATTTTCCTGCCTAATGCAGAACAACGTATTGAAGAAAGAGGAGGAGGCTCACTTTGAAATATCAG gtgtttttttccccaagaccAACATATGGATGGTTGTTTTCTCGTTACTTTTTATTCTCGTCATCATTGTGATCATTTGTCAAATATTTCACCACAGGAAAAAACATCAAAAGGTTAAAG AACTGACGTTGTTTTGCAAATTGGAAG GTTATCAAGATCAAAAAATAAACGAAG TTTCCGTGACCCTGGAC GAAAAAACCGCGCACCCAAAGCTGGAGTTGAAAAATCTCACTCGTATGCGGCTGACCGACAGCGAACCGATCCGAAAGGAGAGCGGGGACTGCTTTAAAGATCTGGAATCAGTGCTGGGGTCAAACTCATTCAGTGGGGGGCGACATTACTGGGTGGTGGAGGTGGCCATGAATCAGGACTGGAGCCTGGGAGTGGTCTCCGAGTCGgccgagaggagagagaaggtggagaTGCTGCCGGAGAATAAATTCTGGACCATCCAACGCGTTGGGGCTGACTGTTACACCAACGACGACCCTCGCTCCGTCCTCAACGCCAATCCCACCCCCGAGAAGGTGGGAGTTTACctcagttacgagtccgggaGAGTCTCGTTCTACAACGTGGccaccaagtcccatctccactccttcacTGGGAATAACTTCCAGGGGAAACTTTATCCCTTCCTCCAGAGCGGAGACGTCGACAAGTGGGTGAAGGTTTCCGCTCGTTCCGTTCTAGATCTGCACAAGGAGCCTCAATCCCGGGCGTCGGGCAAGAGAAGGTTTCGGAAGCTGTGTGTTGGTTCACCCTACTGA